In a genomic window of Styela clava chromosome 7, kaStyClav1.hap1.2, whole genome shotgun sequence:
- the LOC120328886 gene encoding mannan-binding lectin serine protease 1-like, translating to MLSKYILLVVLLSFVKSGLCDPFNLHGTYGVFSSNHFPSYYDNNLNQTWTITVSKGLKVALIFTAFDIEDSYSQDTLCPFDHVQIFDGELDSNITSKRLCGNPTYYPDDAPALYSTVFTTTGNVMTLKFETDYSNNLPDISPLMGFRAVYKAEDRDECQELEVEYDESEFPEEIGKCDHHCINYMGGYTCNCKDGYELHEDGYTCVGKCSGIRLSSSSGVITSPGYPDAYPKLTDCDWTIETEVGQVIELSFDEEYDIEDYNAIVCPYDWIKVDVGSGLSNGHCGPTAPNSIVSTGNIVKIQFHSDKVTEMKGFKLTYASRGIYCDLPVEPEHGRVVETFGAENGRLPFDSVVVFECENNYEMLGVHKVTCLKDGTFDDDIPTCIPHK from the exons ATGCTGTCCAA ATATATTCTACTGGTTGTATTATTATCGTTCGTAAAGTCTGGCCTGTGTGATCCATTCAACTTACATGGAACATATGGCGTGTTCTCTAGCAACCATTTTCCCTCATATTATGACAATAATTTGAATCAAACCTGGACGATCACAGTGTCAAAAGGATTAAAAGTGGCCTTGATTTTCACTGCGTTTGATATTGAAGACTCATATAGTCAGGATACTCTATGCCCTTTTGACCATGTACAG atatttgACGGCGAATTGGATTCGAATATAACAAGCAAAAGACTGTGCGGAAATCCAACTTACTACCCCGACGATGCTCCTGCTTTATATTCAACCGTGTTCACAACTACCGGAAATGTGATGactttaaaatttgaaacagatTATTCCAACAATCTGCCTGATATATCTCCGTTAATGGGATTCCGGGCTGTATACAAAGCAGAAG ATCGAGATGAATGCCAAGAACTCGAAGTAGAATACGATGAATCAGAGTTTCCAGAGGAAATAGGGAAATGTGATCATCATTGCATCAACTACATGGGTGGATATACCTGCAACTGCAAGGATGGTTACGAACTTCATGAAGACGGATACACTTGTGTGG GAAAGTGTTCTGGAATTCGACTCAGCAGTTCTTCCGGTGTAATTACAAGCCCTGGTTATCCGGACGCTTATCCGAAGTTGACTGATTGTGACTGGACTATTGAG ACGGAGGTCGGCCAAGTCATCGAATTATCTTTCGATGAAGAGTATGACATTGAAGATTACAACGCGATAGTCTGCCCTTATGACTGGATCAAG GTTGATGTCGGATCGGGGTTATCAAATGGACATTGTGGACCGACAGCACCAAATTCAATTGTGTCTACAGGAAACATTGTCAAAATACAATTTCATTCGGATAAGGTCACTGAGATGAAAGGATTTAAACTTACGTACGCAAGCAGAG GTATCTACTGTGATCTTCCTGTTGAACCAGAACATGGGCGGGTTGTGGAAACATTtggagcggaaaacggacgcctACCGTTTGATTCTGTGGTTGTTTTTGAATGTGAAAATAACTACGAAATGTTAGGCGTTCATAAAGTCACATGTCTGAAAGATGGAACCTTTGACGACGATATTCCTACCTGCATCCCACACAAATAG
- the LOC120328583 gene encoding GDP-D-glycero-alpha-D-manno-heptose dehydrogenase-like — translation MSGSTIAPRDDQNIKKVLVTGGAGYLGSTMIPMLLEDGYEVIVYDSFSWGIAPLLPIASHPKLTVIKGNVLDEDHLKTVMADVDAIIHLAAIVGYPACSKDPELATTVNVQGTKNVVQNMKPGQRIVYASTGSCYGAVTGVCTEETPISPLTLYGSTKADGEKLIREVGGVGLRLATVFGVSPRLRLDLLVNDLTNKAVSKRSFDLYEGGFRRTFLHVRDAARAFVFALQHYGSMTAQAFNVGDESMNMTKRDVAKMIEANVSGCCITESKSGTDLDKRDYEVSYAKIRALGYKAKVDMKTGIEELLKIVPNMTQEEIARCKNV, via the exons ATGTCGGGATCCACAATTGCTCCGCGTGATGATCAAAACATCAAGAAAGTTCTTGTAACCGGAGGAGCCGGATATCTTGGTTCGACGATGATTCCTATGCTGTTGGAAGATGGATATGAAGTTATTGTGTATGATTCTTTCAG CTGGGGAATCGCACCGCTGCTTCCAATAGCTTCTCATCCCAAACTCACTGTGATAAAAGGGAACGTGCTTGATGAAGATCACTTGAAAAcg gtGATGGCCGATGTTGACGCTATCATTCACTTGGCCGCAATTGTGGGATACCCAGCCTGTTCAAAAGATCCAGAACTGGCAACAACTGTAAATGTCCAGGGAACTAAAAATGTAGTACAAAACATGAAGCCGGGCCAGAGAATAGTGTATGCATCAACAG GTTCGTGTTACGGAGCAGTTACAGGTGTCTGCACCGAAGAAACACCTATCAGTCCGCTGACTTTATACGGAAGTACAAAAGCCGATGGAGAAAAACTCATCAGGGAAGTTGGAGGTGTTGGCTTGCGATTGGCGACAGTTTTTGGG GTTTCGCCTCGCCTACGACTTGATCTCCTGGTAAATGATTTAACGAACAAGGCGGTGTCGAAGAGAAGCTTTGATCTTTACGAGGGTGGTTTCCGCCGTACTTTCCTTCATGTAAGAGATGCAGCAAGGGCGTTTGTTTTTGCTCTGCAACACTATGG gTCGATGACAGCACAAGCTTTCAACGTGGGTGATGAATCCATGAACATGACAAAACGTGATGTAGCGAAGATGATTGAAGCTAATGTATCCGGGTGCTGTATTACGGAATCAAAGAGCGGCACCGATCTGGATAAGAGAGACTACGAGGTGTCATACGCAAAAATACGTGCTCTCGGATACAAAGCGAAAGTCGACATGAAGACGGGCATCGAGGAACTATTGAAAATCGTTCCCAATATGACACAAGAAGAGATCGCAAGATGTAAAAACGTGTAA